A genomic region of Prevotella scopos JCM 17725 contains the following coding sequences:
- a CDS encoding site-specific integrase encodes MKSTFSILFYIDRSKTSERNECIIRCRITCNGASASFSTGLHTFPDDWQSKIGRIKVAANRANAVNHQLDSIDKRLHALYELTLREENYITAEYLKEQFLHQGKSTPTLIELYQAVCESKEELQGKTIGKATVRAFRDSRKSFVKFLKTRRNEDCLPKEADKDLIESYRLFMLRDLGNKESTVSNRLRHLHQVIRKAQQERYIHADPFELIDIETPTYERNALTSDDLHKLLSYRPHRSVDNHCRLIFLLGCFTGLAFSDLKKLRMDDVYTLDDGHRYISLCRTKTQNRSIVPLLPIAEEILTIVSDGQKEGLLFREFPTNSHFNRKIRDIIIKAGLPPHTEATSHTARHTFATTICLENGLPIETVSKMLGHRFISTTELYAKVSKSKIAREMQPLIGSNTTRELRKALRVCPPRI; translated from the coding sequence ATGAAAAGTACATTTTCAATTCTATTCTATATAGACAGAAGCAAGACAAGCGAAAGGAATGAATGCATTATCCGCTGCCGTATCACCTGCAATGGTGCGTCTGCTTCATTCTCAACAGGATTGCACACCTTTCCCGATGATTGGCAATCAAAGATAGGACGTATAAAGGTGGCAGCTAACAGAGCGAATGCCGTCAATCATCAACTGGACTCAATAGATAAACGACTTCACGCACTCTATGAACTCACGTTAAGAGAAGAGAACTATATCACGGCAGAATATCTTAAGGAGCAGTTCCTGCATCAAGGAAAATCTACCCCAACACTCATAGAGCTTTACCAAGCTGTCTGCGAAAGTAAGGAGGAATTGCAGGGCAAGACTATAGGAAAGGCTACCGTCAGGGCTTTTAGGGACAGCAGGAAGAGCTTTGTTAAATTTCTGAAAACAAGGAGAAATGAGGACTGTCTTCCCAAAGAAGCCGACAAGGACCTAATAGAAAGCTACCGTCTGTTCATGCTTAGGGACTTAGGAAACAAGGAGAGCACCGTCTCCAACCGTCTGCGCCACCTGCATCAAGTTATTAGAAAGGCACAGCAGGAGCGGTATATCCATGCAGACCCTTTTGAACTGATAGACATTGAAACGCCCACCTACGAGCGCAATGCCCTCACTTCTGACGATTTACACAAACTTCTCTCATATCGCCCACACCGCTCGGTGGACAACCATTGCAGGCTCATCTTCCTCTTGGGCTGTTTTACGGGGCTAGCTTTTTCTGATTTGAAGAAACTTCGAATGGACGATGTTTACACTCTTGACGATGGGCACAGGTACATATCGCTCTGTCGCACAAAAACTCAGAACAGAAGCATTGTTCCTTTATTACCCATTGCCGAAGAGATACTCACCATTGTCAGCGACGGACAAAAGGAGGGTTTGCTCTTTCGTGAGTTCCCCACGAATAGCCATTTCAACCGCAAGATAAGGGATATCATCATCAAGGCAGGACTCCCACCTCATACCGAAGCCACCTCGCACACGGCACGACATACCTTTGCGACAACTATCTGCTTGGAGAACGGCTTGCCGATAGAAACCGTCAGTAAGATGCTCGGACACCGCTTTATTTCAACCACCGAACTCTATGCAAAGGTTAGCAAAAGCAAGATTGCACGTGAAATGCAGCCACTCATAGGTAGCAACACCACAAGGGAACTTCGAAAGGCCCTGCGTGTCTGTCCGCCAAGAATATGA
- a CDS encoding DUF1896 domain-containing protein, which produces MKKNNKQELSYFRLKLRSYMSEHHPERLHDTEFITTRADMVLTAYCDAVAQGFSHLEAESIASEVLYQGLHFSKYDTLVSVLENEFERELPAPLPDMLAPILLSNKAVQATFDKFGLTDILASDEQYDRLYTELTGTIVLLTKSNNLPTVRLTEEASPKAL; this is translated from the coding sequence ATGAAAAAGAACAACAAACAGGAACTTTCCTACTTTCGGTTGAAATTAAGAAGTTACATGAGTGAGCATCACCCCGAAAGATTGCACGACACGGAGTTTATCACCACACGGGCAGACATGGTTCTCACTGCCTACTGCGATGCTGTGGCACAAGGTTTTTCGCACCTCGAAGCGGAGAGCATAGCAAGTGAGGTATTGTATCAAGGTTTGCACTTTTCCAAGTACGACACGCTTGTTTCTGTCTTGGAGAACGAGTTTGAGAGGGAACTGCCTGCTCCGCTCCCCGATATGCTTGCACCCATATTGTTGTCGAACAAGGCTGTTCAAGCCACATTCGACAAATTCGGTTTGACGGACATATTGGCTTCTGACGAGCAATACGACCGTCTTTACACCGAACTCACAGGCACGATAGTGCTGCTCACCAAGAGCAATAATCTGCCAACGGTCAGACTGACGGAGGAAGCAAGCCCGAAGGCGTTGTAA
- a CDS encoding helix-turn-helix domain-containing protein, producing MKLIIIDRKAWERHCSEFADFIHSIEQLIGNPPETNEWLDNEAVCRRLGISKRTLQSYRDTGKIPFSIIGHKCYYKESDIAELLNANNE from the coding sequence ATGAAACTCATTATCATCGACCGCAAAGCGTGGGAGCGACACTGCTCCGAATTTGCAGACTTTATCCACAGTATCGAACAACTCATCGGCAATCCGCCCGAAACGAACGAATGGCTTGACAACGAAGCCGTATGCCGCAGGCTCGGCATCAGCAAACGCACCCTGCAATCCTATCGCGACACGGGTAAAATACCCTTCTCCATCATTGGACATAAATGCTATTATAAGGAGAGCGACATCGCAGAGTTACTGAATGCAAACAATGAATGA
- a CDS encoding helix-turn-helix domain-containing protein, whose amino-acid sequence MEEKEIITQQDPQMQMFAQLMEGTLKKLERYCSTARPMLGGEVYLTGEEVCSQLRLSTRTLQEYRNAGILPFYKIGGKILYKQSDMQTMLERHYNPIPQTGKL is encoded by the coding sequence ATGGAAGAGAAAGAAATCATTACACAGCAAGACCCTCAAATGCAGATGTTTGCACAGTTGATGGAGGGTACTTTGAAGAAACTGGAGCGTTATTGCTCCACAGCCCGTCCGATGTTGGGTGGAGAGGTTTACCTCACTGGCGAGGAGGTATGCAGCCAATTACGGCTCAGCACACGCACGCTCCAAGAGTACAGAAATGCAGGAATACTTCCTTTCTACAAAATCGGAGGGAAGATACTATACAAGCAGAGCGACATGCAGACAATGCTTGAAAGGCATTATAATCCCATACCGCAAACAGGTAAGTTATGA
- a CDS encoding RHS repeat domain-containing protein, which translates to MHNLYENFVKFLDICGGTGIIEQRTYLKYCNGAETFYSYGPARRRLQNLVVNAKAGTIMENTYSYDAVSNVLGIKNNAPLPQSGKAGGQMSHSYTYDPLYRLASATGTYKGTDNKAASYTLSMGYDNMHRITSKKQHLSQTGVQFDGTLNAGYDLTYTYQKADGKEFQLDNVHDINYRTEETPTESTNINNGHKYTYDLNGNLVYINTSRVKKDGKEDEKASEQKYRWDEENRLLAVDENGFVSNYWYDADGERTVKTSGENEAIYVNSEFSGGNTGTARFSLYVSPYLVAGQGGKYTKHIYIGSQRIVSKLGDLASYGADPRRIPYAGHEVDGLTINYKDKYNQQLQSIKDNYKAFDLPYNGQDNDDYVNGQGFCCNDGTPEAAQARAMARTRAASGNFKPNDDYEKMQFYYHPDHLGSSSYITNLDGEVSQHIEYVPFGEVFIEERNNTWNTPYLFNAKEFDEETGMYYYGARYMDPQNSMWLGVDPLTEKYPNLTGYCYTNNNPVKYIDPTGTDWYRNDETAAIFWQEGNANSITYDGQEYRNIGETYSIYQSGMRYDYQQDKIIKVSDASGRFNVEGGQYIPKSFITDDGTKVSVTFKYKSPTGGYGDYALLKDAVSLLIKGINDANISGAGITSIDVSTTTTGKHSPSSNHYASNGGRAIDIDMVNGISVKNPKSHEKVDAFQRAIRKNPILRENFGPNIQEKEGKTKRISGHNNHIHIATQKR; encoded by the coding sequence ATGCATAACTTATATGAAAATTTCGTAAAATTCCTTGATATATGTGGAGGAACAGGTATCATCGAGCAGCGCACTTACTTGAAATACTGCAACGGAGCGGAAACGTTCTACAGTTACGGCCCTGCACGCAGACGTTTGCAGAACCTCGTGGTCAATGCTAAGGCAGGTACTATTATGGAAAATACCTACAGCTACGACGCAGTGAGCAACGTGCTCGGTATTAAGAACAATGCTCCACTCCCACAGAGTGGCAAGGCAGGCGGACAGATGAGCCATAGTTATACTTATGACCCATTGTATCGTTTGGCAAGCGCAACAGGTACTTATAAGGGAACGGACAATAAAGCCGCTTCTTATACGTTGTCTATGGGTTACGACAACATGCACCGCATCACGAGTAAGAAGCAACATCTCTCGCAGACAGGTGTGCAGTTTGACGGCACGCTCAATGCAGGCTATGACCTCACCTATACTTATCAAAAGGCAGATGGTAAGGAGTTCCAGCTTGACAATGTTCATGATATTAACTACCGAACGGAAGAAACTCCTACGGAGAGTACCAATATCAACAACGGACACAAGTACACTTACGACCTCAACGGGAACCTTGTTTATATCAATACCTCTCGTGTAAAGAAAGACGGCAAGGAAGATGAAAAGGCAAGTGAGCAGAAGTATCGTTGGGACGAGGAGAACCGCTTGTTGGCAGTGGATGAAAACGGGTTTGTGAGCAACTATTGGTATGATGCCGATGGTGAGCGCACGGTGAAGACCTCAGGCGAAAACGAAGCTATCTATGTGAACTCTGAGTTCTCGGGTGGCAACACCGGTACGGCACGCTTCAGCCTTTATGTCAGCCCATACTTGGTGGCAGGGCAAGGTGGTAAGTACACCAAGCATATCTACATCGGTAGTCAGAGAATTGTCAGCAAGCTTGGCGACTTGGCAAGTTACGGTGCAGACCCAAGACGAATACCGTATGCAGGACATGAGGTTGATGGTCTCACCATTAATTACAAAGATAAGTACAATCAGCAGTTACAATCCATTAAAGACAACTACAAGGCGTTTGACTTGCCATATAATGGGCAGGACAATGACGACTACGTGAATGGTCAGGGGTTCTGCTGCAACGACGGCACGCCCGAGGCAGCACAAGCAAGGGCAATGGCACGCACAAGAGCTGCAAGCGGTAACTTCAAACCCAACGACGACTACGAGAAGATGCAGTTCTACTACCATCCCGACCATTTGGGTAGCAGTAGTTACATCACCAACTTGGACGGCGAAGTATCACAGCATATCGAGTATGTACCGTTCGGCGAAGTGTTCATCGAAGAGCGCAACAATACGTGGAACACGCCGTACCTCTTCAACGCTAAAGAGTTTGACGAGGAAACAGGTATGTACTACTATGGTGCAAGATATATGGATCCCCAAAATTCTATGTGGCTGGGGGTTGATCCGCTAACGGAGAAATATCCGAATTTAACAGGATATTGCTACACAAATAATAATCCTGTCAAGTATATTGATCCAACTGGTACAGATTGGTATAGAAATGATGAAACTGCTGCTATTTTCTGGCAGGAAGGGAATGCTAACTCTATAACATACGATGGTCAGGAGTATAGAAATATAGGTGAAACATATAGTATATATCAATCTGGAATGAGATACGATTATCAGCAGGATAAGATTATAAAAGTATCCGATGCAAGTGGTAGGTTTAATGTAGAAGGTGGGCAATATATACCTAAGAGTTTTATAACAGATGATGGAACTAAAGTTAGTGTAACTTTTAAGTATAAGAGTCCAACTGGGGGTTATGGTGATTATGCATTGTTAAAAGATGCTGTTAGTTTATTAATTAAAGGGATAAACGATGCTAATATTTCTGGCGCAGGAATTACTTCTATTGATGTTTCTACAACTACAACTGGGAAACATTCCCCTTCAAGCAATCATTATGCATCAAATGGAGGAAGAGCTATAGACATTGACATGGTAAATGGAATCTCAGTTAAAAATCCTAAATCACATGAAAAAGTTGATGCTTTTCAACGTGCAATTAGAAAGAATCCTATCTTAAGAGAGAATTTTGGACCTAATATACAAGAAAAAGAGGGGAAAACTAAGAGGATCTCTGGGCATAATAATCATATTCATATTGCAACTCAAAAGCGATGA
- a CDS encoding IS982 family transposase, which yields MITEDKVTEIFCMADDFCKFFDAMTAKYTLKPTGKRKYHRNSTMSKAEVMLIMILFHDSGYRCFKHFYLEKVCKQLRHLFPKVVSYNRIVELERDVAVPLTLFIKKVLLGKCTGISFVDSTPLRVCKNQRIHIHKVFKGIAQRGKCSMGWFFGFKLHLICNEKGELLNFMITPGDIDDRKPLEYKAFIDLIYGKLFGDKGYIGKNLFQRLFVDGIQLITKLKSNMKGALMSVSDRLLLRKRAIIETVNNELKNIAQVEHSRHRCFDNFIVNLLGSIAAYCLFPKKPCINVQRTIDTQLALF from the coding sequence ATGATCACCGAGGACAAAGTTACTGAAATATTTTGTATGGCAGATGACTTCTGCAAGTTTTTTGATGCAATGACAGCAAAATATACGCTAAAACCTACAGGAAAAAGGAAATATCATCGAAATTCTACAATGTCAAAGGCAGAAGTTATGCTGATAATGATTCTTTTCCACGATTCTGGTTATCGTTGCTTCAAACATTTCTATCTTGAAAAAGTATGCAAGCAGCTTCGTCATCTGTTTCCAAAAGTTGTTTCTTATAACCGTATAGTAGAATTGGAAAGGGATGTAGCCGTACCCTTAACCTTGTTTATCAAGAAGGTCCTGTTGGGCAAATGCACGGGTATAAGCTTCGTTGATAGCACACCACTGCGTGTCTGCAAAAACCAAAGAATACATATTCACAAGGTTTTCAAAGGCATAGCTCAAAGAGGAAAATGTTCTATGGGTTGGTTCTTTGGCTTCAAGTTGCATTTGATTTGCAATGAGAAAGGAGAACTTCTCAACTTTATGATAACGCCAGGAGATATTGATGACCGTAAGCCTTTGGAGTACAAAGCATTCATAGATCTTATATATGGTAAGCTATTCGGTGACAAGGGCTACATCGGTAAGAACCTCTTTCAAAGGCTTTTCGTTGACGGAATACAGCTTATTACCAAATTGAAAAGTAACATGAAAGGAGCGTTAATGAGTGTTTCAGACAGACTTTTACTCAGAAAAAGAGCCATTATAGAGACGGTGAATAATGAACTTAAGAACATTGCGCAGGTGGAACACTCCAGACATAGATGCTTTGACAATTTCATCGTCAACCTATTAGGATCAATTGCTGCCTATTGCTTGTTTCCAAAGAAGCCGTGCATCAATGTGCAAAGGACCATTGACACACAGCTTGCATTGTTCTAA